The window AGCATGTTCTGTATCATGGTACTATATAAAaccacctcattcagataatatcACTTTTTCTCCACAAAGGGTTTGCTAAATGGTTTCTTTGTGTTACATTTGTTAGGAAATACTTTGAGCATTTTTTGTGTTACttaattgatttttattttgaaaaaatattgtttgaaaagcCAATATGTGGCACAAATTCCCTGATTGTTATTTCTGGCACAGAGGTAAATCATATTTATACCACCTCAGATATTTAATGTTGCCCATCAGTAGGAGAGAGGGGGTTACTCTCAGTTGAGATTGTCAGTGATCTTATTATAGTGAGATGGAGACATATATTCAGTTTGGTAATGTTTCTCTAGGGGGCTCTGAGGTTACATTTGAAGGTGATCCTTCTGGAGATAATTTAGATTCATTTTTTCCCATGCCTTCTTTCATTCAGTTGGTTTTTCAAGAGGTTATCTTGGGATAAGTTACCTCAGTATCTTCAGTTGATTCATCAAGTGTGATGTTTTGGGTCTTTCCCCAGTTGGTTTTGAGTCTACACCTTAGTTGATTCAAGTAAATACTTAATTTCACTTCTATTCATTGACATTATGGTTTGTGCAGGAAGGTTTCCTCATCAGTCACATGAAGGGACAGCTATGCCTTATCCACTGTGGTTGTCAGAACTATGTGACTTAGCCTACCATTCTCAGGGGGAAGCATATTctgattctttaaaaatatacctCCTAGAAATTAGGGGTTCTAGAGTGGACCTTGTAGTTAGCCTGAATATGTACTATGTTGGTGGGACAGCTGTAACTCTTGAGACTTACAACTCTATAAAgccaaatatgtttttttaaaactaaacttttctGGAAGGCTGTCAGGGTCATTAAGTTTATTGATGATGAACTTGATCCATTGTTAGCATGAACATTGGATTGATTATCAGCTTCTACATTTTTCTCTGTTGCCtgttaacaattattatttattcttacagGGAATCATAGTTCCAACCTCATGCAATGGCCTTGACCCTTGACATCCACCCCTCACTCCACTGGTATCGAGAATAGATTCTTTCCATAACGAAGGATTCTGTTGCTTGATTGGAATGTTGCCAATGGTGTCTGTAATCATTGTATGTTTTCAGGGTCTGTAGGACTTGTATCTGATAACTTCCAGATTTATAGTAAACCTTAACCATGGGTCAATGGGCACTACTGGTTCTTGAGTCAGGATTAGTAATTCAGTTCACATCATCATCATTATCCACCCATCCTATCAGGCTTCCATCTCTTACAGATCCTCAGATTTTGGAACTTAGTTCTAGGGATATcagagtttgtttggtttgggAATAGAGAGATTGCTGTGCCATTTCTTCCAAGGTTTTATTCCCATTAGTTTGTGTGGTTCAAGGTGACATATAATTGGTGTCCAGTCAtcgatttttattgtttatatcaaTTTCCAAGTTCTCCAAGTGATTTGTTCCTCACCCTGTGTTTGCATTTTTTAGAAGGATTGTGGATGTCCAAGTTTAACGTAGTCAGCTCTTATGTGTTCGTTGCCATGGTGATGGCATCCCACCACTTCTGGCATTTTTAGTGTACAAAGGTCAGGTGCTTCAGTTGAAGATTTTTACCATCATACTAGCATCAGCATTAAGTGGGTTCTACTGAATTGTACAAATGTTTTCTCATCACTTTCATTCCCTAGCCTTGTGTACATCCCATTTCATGGACATTTGGTTACTGCTGGCATCACCTCTTTAATTGTCAGAATGTCACACCTAAATTCTGCTCTAGCAAATAACCAAGGTGGGCTTCATTCGTGAAACTGAGACATCTATTCTTGCTCTAACTTGGTGTGTTATCAGTTTTGGTATTTTTTCATCAAATATCTCGGTTAGGCTCATCTGGCTCCACCCTATGGAACAGGAAGCCCAACTCATCTCTCTTTCTTTCACTGCATGGTGGTCTTTCTCTTGTGAGAGTGTGAGAATCATTCAAATGCATTGTGCTGATGGGATGAGCATACAAAAGATCCTTTCAATGGTTTTTATATGACTGAGGAATCATAAACATAGATTCACTGGATTCCTGTTTCCTTATTCAGGATCATTATTTGATTTCAAGGGGTTGTTAGATTGGGACTGTACTAAGATATAAGTTTCTGTGCTGCCAACACACCCAGAGATCAATCCTTTCACAAATGCCTCACTTCACAGATGGGGACATATTTCAGTAGTTTACGTGTAGATGACAAGACATATAGGATTTGCTTTGACAATTCCATGATGATGTCTTGCACTTCCTATCACAGGGTCACTTTGGCCCAGGGCATCTTGGTTTCAAATCTTCCATCTCCTTTATTAGAATCACTCCCATCTTTTCATCGTGCCCCCTggtagtacagcagtaagtctatggatttacaatgctaaaataaggggttcgattcccctcagtgggcttagcagatagcccgatgtggctttgctataagaaaacacacacacacacacacacacacacacacacacacacacacttttcacCATACTAGCTTGACACAGGTGATGATTGCAGATAAATTGTATCAATGTAAACAGATTCTTACAACACAGAATCAATGTTGTATCACAAGGTTTTCTGTTGGAttgctttaattttaaaacatcttatGATTGACACGTTGGGCACGCTGTACAACACTCAGTTACTGGCAGAGTGGTCTCCATTACCTCACTTTACAACTTATACAGTGATGCATTCAGTCAGGATTGGAAGGGATTACAAATCTAGGCCAGTAATTGGTTGGAACAAATCATATTTAGTATCTTGAGTAACATACAAATTCAAGTGATGCAATTCAATCTTCAGACATATGGGATATTCAGTCCTTTGTACAAGATTGGGGTTTAATTTGTAAAGTTGCTATGTGTCTGTTGAACTTCTGTATTGTACTTTACCATACGTACTTTCATGTACCACTATCATTTTACTTATGTTTTCAGGAACttatctgttgtttcatgtatcgTATCTTCTTTACCATATGTATACCTGCAGCCTTAGTTGTTACTTTCTTTATCAGGCCAAGGAACGTATCTACTCTTTCATGTATCATATTCCACTTGAACTTGAGTGGACTAGTTATAGAGAGCAACACCTCAGGCTAGAGGTAAAGCCATACCcaaataaagtatatattacaTCCTTGAATGTTGTACAGATATCATTTTCTGAAGGTTTCTTATGTTTTCCATCTTGCTACAGTGGTTGTGTGGCTACTAATTATTGTCATCAACTGTCAGTGACTGACGTTATCTTATTATTCTTCGTGTTATGATTACACCTGTATAGTTTTTTCTTGGGTacctaacatttttttttgatATACTTGTGCCCCCTACAGTTTGATAAGTTTTTAACAGAACAGTTTTGTGAATTATGTGAACAAATTTGAAGGGTTGTCAAAAGTACAGTTTGAAAATTCTCTCACTGAATAATAAGTTTTTGTAAGAAAGTTATTATTGTGtgtattttaggttttattaacCTAAAAATGGAGGTATTGTTCTTAAATTGTGGCATATTTAGGTTAAACTGGTTTCGTTTACTTGTTGTGTACTTATGTCAAACTGATATTGTTCAAGAGTAATGGGACAGGCTGACAGAACAACAGTAGATTGGATAGGGTATTTATCACAGAATAAAACCAATACTCCAAGTAAGTGATTTATGAGAATGAAGTATGGGAATGTATAAAAACCTAAACATAGATGTAGTGTGTGTGATCATTTTGGACACTGGACTGCCACTATCAATGGGTGATAGTTCTGACCACTCTGTTCAAAAGTGTAGTTATTCTATACTTCCCAAAATGGTTGTTATACACAGCAACTAATGATACATGTGACCATCTTTGTCATTCAAATATAGTTGAAGCCATAATCTTGAAACACCCCTTGTTTTGTTATCAAAGGACAGTACTATCAATATTCTTATACAATGTTCAACATTACAACTATACTATTGATAGGTATAATAGTGGATGACAATTGAACAAAGGCAGCTAAAGTTTAATGGTATTCTTGACTCTGGTGTGAAACTGGCACatacacaaaatttaaagttaatataagaatatttatatgttgttttacataatgcaagtatttacaaaataagatTATACTAATGTACAAGTTTCTTGATTTTCAATTATTTGTAGATGGAGGATATTAAAAGAGTCAACAAACTGTGGACAACTGACAGCTTGTTTCTCCGGCCATATGTCAATATCCCTGTTTCTGTTGGTACAGTTGGTTCTTCTCCTACCAACTCGGACACTGAAACACCAATTGCTAGTCCATCTAAAGAAAGTTTTAACCATTTTACAATGGGAACTCTTATGCAAAGTAGTTCTGAAAGTTTTGAACATTCTGCTAACTCTGAAGAGAGTGCTACTGACTTCCTGGTTCGAATCGACAGTTCTATAGCCAAGTCAAAAGACAAAATGAAGATTATAGAAAAGAATATCCCTTAAAATTATGTTGtacttttgatttttgtttacaatGTTTGTGATTGTCTTTTTTAACACATGTCTGGTCTTTATGTTGACTCTGTTTAACAagagttttaaaactaaattttttctGTTGTAAAGGAAGGACcagtttaagtttgttttaaaactgtagtCTCACTTTTATTCATGGATCTGTCTGATTTTCCGTTTGAATTTTTATGGTTGTAATCTCATGGGACAAAATAGGTAAGAAACAAATCATGACCTCCTCCATACTGACCAATTCTGGGTTATTGTCTTACTTTAGTTTATGTTGTTCAAAAATTCTGTTggatacattaaaattttaaaactgtcttGATTTGTTAGTGTTGAACCAGCACACACAACTTCCAGTGGTTTCTGTGGTTCTTGGAATTATGTGTATAGTTTAGAGACAGCTGAAagcaacatttataattttatctagataaaatataattcattaactATCCATAGTgagtaataacaaatataactaCCTTCTAAGAGCACTTTTCTTCTTGTCTTCTGTGTTGTAGTCTTGTTTGTCAATATGTTAAAAAGCTTAATACTGTCACAAAAGAAACTTCTCTATGTCTATCTGTATAAAAACTACATCTTCCTTCAATAAACCACTTTTGATACAATGAACTCTATAATCAAACTAAAGACAAACAATTTCATTTTGACTTCCAACTTCGTATTTCAGGAAGATGAGACCTTAAAATTAAGGCCCAGTCATTTAAATAAAGAAGGTTTGAAGAGACAGAATTGTTAGTGATTGTTTCATACCAAAGTTTTGGTTTTGTGATTTACTTTTATACATTGTATCtgtatgtttaaatgttttagaa of the Tachypleus tridentatus isolate NWPU-2018 chromosome 13, ASM421037v1, whole genome shotgun sequence genome contains:
- the LOC143237741 gene encoding lysM and putative peptidoglycan-binding domain-containing protein 2-like; its protein translation is MAAHDDNFELFETETALLVSFVKNHTKYGSTSNYAIRREKCIKHIIQPTDTLQGLALRYGVTMEDIKRVNKLWTTDSLFLRPYVNIPVSVGTVGSSPTNSDTETPIASPSKESFNHFTMGTLMQSSSESFEHSANSEESATDFLVRIDSSIAKSKDKMKIIEKNIP